One segment of Drosophila ananassae strain 14024-0371.13 chromosome 3R, ASM1763931v2, whole genome shotgun sequence DNA contains the following:
- the LOC6505843 gene encoding alpha-amylase 4N-like, whose product MRGLTKSLVCLALLAVANAQFNTNYASGRSGMVHLFEWKWDDIASECENFLGPNGFAGVQVSPVNENAVKDSRPWWERYQPISYKLVTRSGNEEQFASMVRRCNNAGVRIYVDVVFNHMAADGGTYGTGGSTASPSSKSYPGVPYSSLDFNPTCAISNYNDANQVRNCELVGLRDLNQGNSYVQEKVAEFLNHLIDLGVAGFRVDAAKHMWPADLGTIYGRLKTLNTDHGFQSGAKAYIVQEVIDMGGEAISKSEYTGLGAITEFRHSDSIGKVFRGKDQLKYLTNWGTAWGFAASDRSLVFVDNHDNQRGHGAGGADVLTYKVAKQYKMASAFMLAHPFGTPRVMSSFSFSDTDQGPPTTDGHNIASPVFNSDNSCSGGWVCEHRWRQIYNMVAFRNTVGSDEIQNWWDNGSNQIAFSRGGKGFVAFNNDNYDLNSSLQTGLPAGTYCDVISGMKNGSSCTGKTVTVGSDGRANISIGSSEDDGVLAIHVSAKL is encoded by the exons ATGAGGGGTCTGACCAAGAGCCTTGTATGCCTCGCCCTCCTGGCGGTGGCCAACGCCCAATTCAATACCAACTATGCGTCAGGCCGCAGCGGTATGGTGCACCTCTTCGAGTGGAAGTGGGATGATATTGCATCTGAATGCGAAAACTTCTTGGGCCCGAACGGATTTGCCGGTGTCCAG GTATCACCCGTTAATGAAAATGCCGTAAAGGATAGTCGTCCCTGGTGGGAACGTTACCAACCCATCTCATACAAACTTGTTACTCGTTCCGGAAATGAAGAACAATTCGCCTCTATGGTCAGACGTTGTAACAACGCTGGAGTCCGCATCTACGTGGACGTCGTTTTTAACCACATGGCGGCCGATGGTGGCACTTATGGCACTGGTGGCAGCACTGCCAGTCCCAGCAGCAAGAGCTACCCCGGTGTGCCCTACTCTTcgctagacttcaatccgaccTGTGCCATCTCCAACTATAACGACGCTAACCAAGTGCGTAACTGCGAGCTGGTGGGTCTCCGCGATTTGAACCAAGGAAATTCGTATGTTCAAGAGAAGGTTGCCGAATTCCTGAACCACCTTATCGACCTCGGTGTGGCTGGATTCCGTGTGGATGCCGCCAAACACATGTGGCCTGCGGACTTGGGCACCATATACGGCCGCCTCAAGACCCTGAACACGGATCATGGTTTCCAGTCTGGTGCCAAGGCCTACATTGTCCAGGAAGTGATCGATATGGGTGGCGAAGCCATTAGCAAGTCTGAGTACACCGGCTTGGGAGCCATTACCGAGTTCCGCCATTCCGACTCTATCGGTAAAGTTTTCCGCGGCAAGGACCAGCTGAAGTATCTGACCAACTGGGGAACCGCCTGGGGCTTCGCAGCCTCCGACCGATCGCTCGTCTTTGTTGACAATCATGACAACCAGCGCGGTCACGGTGCCGGTGGTGCCGATGTGCTCACCTACAAGGTGGCCAAGCAATACAAGATGGCCTCTGCGTTTATGTTGGCCCATCCCTTTGGCACTCCTCGTGTCATGTCGTCGTTCTCATTTTCAGACACAGACCAGGGTCCACCCACTACCGACGGCCACAACATCGCGTCTCCGGTTTTCAACAGCGACAATTCTTGCAGCGGTGGCTGGGTGTGCGAGCACCGTTGGCGCCAGATCTACAACATGGTTGCCTTCCGAAACACCGTTGGCTCTGACGAAATCCAGAACTGGTGGGACAATGGCAGCAACCAGATCGCATTCAGCCGTGGTGGCAAGGGCTTCGTAGCCTTCAACAACGATAACTACGACCTCAATAGCTCCCTTCAGACGGGTCTCCCCGCCGGTACCTACTGTGACGTTATTTCAGGCATGAAAAACGGTTCCTCCTGCACCGGCAAAACCGTTACAGTCGGATCTGACGGCAGAGCTAATATCTCGATCGGCAGCTCAGAAGACGATGGTGTACTGGCCATTCATGTCAGCGCCAAGTTGTAA